The genomic DNA GATGCTCGCCTTATCAGCGCCGCCGATGCCACGAACCACCGTTGGCGTGAAGTTCACTGACTTGCGAGCAATGGCGCCTCGGTATGCCTGCGGCACGTAGGAGCTCGGGGATCGACGGCCGCCGTTGCCTCCCGGGCGGCTCGACGAAGAACGGATCCGGGGCCGGTAGCGGACGTTTGTACCCGACAGCGAGACACGTCGATGCTTGGCTTTGTCGCTCGCTGTGGCTTCGACGGCGCTCGCCTGTTCCTTGTCGACGCCGTCTTCCTTCTGGTCGCTGACGTGGACGTGCTGCTTGCTTAGCGAGGCCGCAAGCAGCGCGTCCGCAAGGACCACGTGTTGTGATACCATCACCCGGAGCTGGGGCAGGTAGCCGTCGAACAATGCGCAGAAGGTTGATGGCCGATCAGGGCTTCCTCTTCCTTTTCTTCTACGCCTTTCGTTCCTGATTGCGCTGATGCGACAGCACTGACAGCAAGCAGGGCCGCCTAGCGAACTATGGAACCAATAAGCGAGGGGCACGATGCGCACTCGTGGACGACTCTGACCGCGTATCACGAGGCAATTGAAAGTGTCCGAGGTCTGAAAACGTCGAAATGTGCATGCTCGTTGTCTACATCAGATACCTGGTCACGTATCGTCATCGCGGTTACTCATCCCTCAGGTCATATTTATGCACGCCGACAACCACTGAATGTGTTGAAATACTTGAACGATGTCTTACCCGACCTTGAAATTGCGTTCGAATACTCTCTTCGCCTTCCATTTCCACACCCATATTTCAGGCACAATTACTTTGCTTCGTTTCATACATCGTGTGCAATGTTGGGGGTTGGAGGATAGCGAGACCCGATTAGCACGCTTAGGATACTCCACAgactttccgtccgtccgtctgtctgtctgtaaccgttttcccgccaacttgagtcactgggtagtccgtgagagagagagtgattggtcgagagagaaaaggaaaggcTGCTAACCGCATTTTAACTGTCTAGTATGTggcttaaaggggttgggacaccaaattttgaggctataaaaagcatgttgtaggctgcttccgtatgcaaggacacccagaacgaggtattggacgctgcaaacatttcaaaataattttaattcagctccaaaaagtcattaaaaactctttctcgtagtcgagacccatcgctagcgcggcagttactacgtcacagaggaggaacgaaaatatcgACGTCATAGCagactagcacaaaaacgtgacgtatgatgagtagcgatgaaatgccgattacggagcctgctgagccgagcgaccgagcctagcctccactatgaccgagctacaggcatatagaaatcctttcttaatgcaaagaaggggtaaggcgtgcagacacggacacaagaggagagaagtgaacggcaaactgcgtgcggcgagtcgCCGTGCGGACGGGCCTTCACGTTTGAGTcactagccggccgactccgaaaaggaccaggatatgcggcgttcgtgttgtctgctTCTCTtttcgcatagtcgcatagttcggcagctcggagcggcacggaaactcgccgcacgccgtttgccgttcgcgggcccccgtgcgacggcggttttgctcgcgaacggcgagatttgcttgccgtagagaggacgggcccgggacccatttgtgcggcagccgtacgacGAAGCGGtcaatcagcgaccgaggagtggtcactctggcaccgacggcagcttcaccgcctctgatcgttcggcgccgccgatatcgtcgctaagccttttccggttcacttcaaagctaaagcttacggcgcttcggaatgaatcagcgactctcacaagccgcaatattttcttaccgttattgtcgctcttcgcaataattataataatcgcgacatgcacttcgaatcgccagttttTGACCTGCTGGCAGAGCATGcttatgcgcgagcagacgacgcagcatagttttacgtcactatttttgtggcccacgtgaccaagccatgtagcgtttcctcctctgtgacgtcatagcatcccccggagcccagaaaccgaaaccgaaatcgctcggtataatgatgctattattaaattattgatcgcatatatatgaatcccgctgtgtatatcgtgctccctgaagcatgacgcaacgtttgaatcaacaaacgcatgaacgaaaattttgatgtctccacccctttaatgGCTTAATTACGCCTGTACAGTGGGGAAAAGGGGAGTAGGGACTTTCTAATGCAGGGGTCACCAAACTACGTCCCGAGGGCCGGATCTGTCCCGCGACCAGTGGCGGTCTATCCGATGAGGGCCGGCCCACAGGCCCTGCAAAGCCACCGCTGCACCTCCGCCTGAGCGAGGCGCTTCTCTACAAAACCTTGCTCCATTGCGCATCGTTACAGGAGTagtagtaagatcttgatgagcgctagttggttcatacttagaactgaggtgaaacagcgcgaaaaagacgaggacacaaggaaacaaataccacagacaagcgctgactgccaactggaagtcagttattttgcagatgtttttacgactgatgtgcgcatgcctattccgaaaaaggtataaatgtccggtgagtttcaaataaacttccagttggcagtcaccggttgtctgtggtatttgtttccttgtgtcctcgtctttttcgcgctgtttcacctcagttctacgTTACAGGAGAGCCGGCTTCACTGCACCGACAAGATTCCATCACGACGTCACCTCATCCGAGAGAGCGCCGCCGAATCGGGAGCTTCACGTGACCATTGCGTGAGGAGCGCGTAACGATCCGATTGGCCGGTCCCAGCCACACGTCAGAAGACGCGCCGAAGCTTCCTCGACCTCGCATATGCTCACTAGCtggcccgagcactctaccaccgcgcaactctagagcagccagttccaggaatcaaagataacatcatcaCGTACAGGTGAATTGTAGAtcattacaaagccgaaagaagaatctttccgccaccgatcggtctctctctctggatctctggaggacgctcgcatttggcggcgcctccagggaaacagTTATACATCACcatattggatctacttaactcaGGCGAGGGATTATAATGACGCCCTCTGCAAACTTTGTAAGGAGAAAGGTATGCTAGATCATGTAATATGGGaatgtgctggctccccaggggccaaggaaaacattggcaGTAGAGAAGcatgggaggccttgctccagagcaaggctgaagacgaccagcgtcgagcaatccgcctggccgttgaggccgtgaagactcaccgtcttcaacgcgcggggactgcttcgtacaccccccccccctcctacctGCGTGTAGgattaagaggcgggcaccccagttCGGtgaaataataaagttttcactcaatCAATCCTCGACCTGGCAGGGTGCGCTGGGACCAGAGAGCGTCTTGCACGTTTTCGCACGCGAAACTACATATAAAGCTCGTTGAACTAATTGTAAAAGTAATTGAACCGAAGTCAAACGACGTTTTAAATTACATGTACAAGGAAAAATATCTAAACTCCCAACTCCCATTTCTCCCAACTTCAAGCAATTTGCCCGCGGGTCAGTTTTGGCACTACGTACTTTGTAAGCCAACCTTCTCCAGAATGACAAATTCGACAGAACCCACCTCACGATGACAGTCGATGGTAATGCGTTGAGCATTGAATCACTATAGCCACACAACATTATTGCCACTGTCTAAACGAGTGATGCACGAGTCGTGTACTCCTCTTTCATgcttcggatggatggatgaatgttatgagcgtccgctttggaGCGGcgcggtgagttgcgccaccaagctcttgctattatactacctaatgtcctacggatgtcaaaaaaggaaaataaaaagacCCACGATGAATTCTCACCTAAAAATTTTCTGAcgccctattgtgaactttgtttttgtacgtcttcgttgtttgtcgtttccctacttttcttccagcaatcttccaatcgcctcttaccaatctctttgcgggcatgtttactttgcccctgctctcgctgaacccaagggcttcaaggaggccagtggtgcctaaatcgactgctgggcagatatcttcacataatagtaaaacatgctccatggtttccCTAGCTTTTCCCTAAGAATACTCGGCTCCATCTAGCGGCACCGCCGCGAAGCCTCCGAAATGGACggcctccgaaatgcacggcGCCCCGGTGCGTGCGACCGTTGAAAAAAAACGCTGCATgcggcagccgggctcctctctctctcgcttctttATAGACGCGTTGCGCCATCCAGTGGGGCTGCCGAGAactccgcgcgtggcctccgagactggaAGCGTGGCGCGCCGCAGCTTGCGAACGCCGAGAATTGTCcgctcgcttgccgcacactcagtcgCACGTACTCAGTGATCCGAGTTGGCTATAGAGGTTCGCTGAAGAGCGACACAAGGCCAGTACGTTGGTGGCGCAGCCTGCTGCTAAAGcttcgggttgctgtccttgaggaacccacGTGACGTCGGCTCTGTTTCGCCCAGAATCGGGAGAAACTTAAGGCGGGAGAACGGGTACCTATAAGAGCGGTACATATGCACACATTTACCACATAATCAGTAATTCAAGTTGACCCTATTGTTGCGTTTCCAGCTCTATTCCCTCGGTGCAGAAGCCTGATGCTCTCACGGTTCGACCATGGACCCAGGTTGGCGGGACAACGGTTAGATGGATAGTTAGCCCCCGGAAAGTCCGTGAAGTACCCGAAGAATCATTAACGCAATAATAATATCGCGAAAAGATATGCACCCTTGGAACAACAGATCTGAACTTTGGATTTGACTGCGTACAACAAGGCCTCCTTTTGCGGCAACTTCCTATGGTGTTTGTGGCACGGCGTGAACATTGATTAAAATTATCTAACTTCGAAATTACAATATACAGAATTAAATATAGCACTATCTTAAGCACAAACAATTCATTAGGATGCGCCGCGGAGATGTATCTTTTAGGCCAGTTCAATTTCTATTTTTACATCGACGATATTGTAAACATGTCGTACCAATATTTTTACGCAGATGAAATAGACATATTTTTGTCGATAATGACATTCAAGAACTAAACGAGATCACTTATATATGGTTGGAGAATGTAAACAGATCGTTAATAGGAAACAAATTTCAATGAAACACCAGTAAATCAAAGCGCCTGTCGTTTAAACATAAATGTTATCTGCACCCTAACCTTATGCTTTCGGAATGCTACTATTAAAAATTATACAATCAGATTTTCAGATGTTTTATTTAAGGAACATATCTCATGGTCACCTCGCATAGATTCCATAAGAAGAGATCTCTCCAGATATGTCGGCGTTTCAAAGAGTTTGAGATATTCCATGAACAGTTATGTTCCGAATTTGTTATGCACTCGTGCATTAAAACCTAACATACTCCTCACTAGTATGGTTAATGACGACGGAAGCAAACGTTTTATCATTATTTTCCATAGAGAAAATGCGGTACGCGCCATTAATAACATTCAAGTGCATGATAACGCAATCCCGTATTTCAAAAGCTATAAGTATTACCACTGAGGCAGCTATACAAGCACAAGTTATCCTTAAAAAAACTCTACGCCAGCATCCTACATGCAAGTCTCGGTTTTAAAACAAATAACGCAATAAACACACTGCATACGAACTAATATTTAAAATCTATATTAGGCGTTAATTAAGGTACTCGATTAATATCCTCTGTAATACCGCACCCCTTAAACCAGTGTGCCATAGAACACTCCATTCATCAGAAAATGTTTCACCAGTGAGACGTAAACAATCATTTAAAGAAGTTGTCCTTGCGGAACATAACTCAAATCCGTAGTCTAAAAATAAAGACAGCCTGTTTGTGTATCGGTTTCTATTCTCAGAATGTTACGAGTATCTTGTATTCAAAACTAAACTGTATTTTATATTATTCTCGTACCGCGTTCCTTACTCTCAGTGCTTACTACTGTTGCCAGCCTATAATGCTCTTCCACTAGCCTTACGTCACTAACTACATAATTCGCAAATGTACAAATGCCAATACGTTCGTAAGATCTCCCTGCTACGTCCGACATATCCGTAATCTGTACGTTTTGCAGCCTACTTGTGTCGAGAAGCTGCCGTCGCTATGGACAACGCAGGCAATTTCAAAGTATATTGCCTTGTCTCCCAAGGCACTATCAGAACACTGTACTG from Dermacentor albipictus isolate Rhodes 1998 colony chromosome 7, USDA_Dalb.pri_finalv2, whole genome shotgun sequence includes the following:
- the LOC135917465 gene encoding uncharacterized protein isoform X2, which gives rise to MVSQHVVLADALLAASLSKQHVHVSDQKEDGVDKEQASAVEATASDKAKHRRVSLSGTNVRYRPRIRSSSSRPGGNGGRRSPSSYVPQAYRGAIARKSVNFTPTVVRGIGGADKASIVLNLLNGSSVQKSFPSSAYLDEVRWYTEELLASSLASCFPFTMARTKPLRQFSREEYRETLEHRNLVPSATLLVLPRSAAQGDSGCACSAP
- the LOC135917465 gene encoding uncharacterized protein isoform X1, with product MVSQHVVLADALLAASLSKQHVHVSDQKEDGVDKEQASAVEATASDKAKHRRVSLSGTNVRYRPRIRSSSSRPGGNGGRRSPSSYVPQAYRGAIARKSVNFTPTVVRGIGGADKASIVLNLLNGSSVQKSFPSSAYLDEVRWYTEELLASSLASCFPFTMARTKPLRQFSREEYRETLEHRNLVPSATLLVLPSAIATVATPVRSVSSGRLCRRGPSSSHTENVDMF